GACCATGCCGAGATGCTGCGCGATGTCCTCAACACGGCTGATGCTGCACTGTACGAGGCAAAGCGTTCGGGTCGGGACCGGGTGATCTCCGGCGAAAGCGGGCGGCATCAAGTCTTTTCGATCGCGGGAGAGCTGGAAGACGCTATCAAGACGAAGCGCATGGTCGCTGCATTTCAGCCCATCGTCGACCTGAAGACCGGCGACATCGTTGGCGAGGAAGCGTTGGCGAGGCTACGCACCGAGTCGGGAGAACTGCTCGAGGCCGGCCGCTTCATCGAGGCCGCGGCCCAAATGCAGCTGACCCACCGGATCGACCAGGAAATCATCCTGCAGTCCATGGACCGGTGCGTACTGCAGGTCTCTACCGGCATGCCCATCAACCATTTCGTCAACGTCTCGCCGGAATTGCTTCGACACCCGCACCTGGTTCAGAGCATCCTGGAGCAGGCCCAGGTCCGCTGCCAGTGCGTGGCCGGGCAACTCGGGGCGGAGAAGCCCCTGGTCATCGAAATCACCGAACGGGAGTTCCTGGGCGACACGGCCGTTGCCCGCGAAATCCTCGCGCCGCTGATCGATTTCGGCTTTCGCATCGCCGTGGATGACTTCGGCAGCGGCTATTCCTCGTTCCAGTACCTTGCCGACCTCCCGGTTTCCTTTCTCAAGATCGAGGGCAGCCTGGTGCAACGGGTCAAAAGCGAGCCGCGCGTTCGGTCCATTCTTCAGGGTATCCGTGATATCGCCGGGGAGCTGGATCTGATCACGATCGCGGAATATGTAGACAACGAAAAGACGGTGGATGTCCTGCGGGAGATCGGCATACATCTGGCCCAGGGATACTACTTCGGCCGGCCCGAAATCCACTAGTACTTCGCGGAACCGGCCTTTACGGGTTCCATCACCGCATCCAGGTTCAGTTCATCACAGAAATCCATGAACTCGTCGCGCAGTCGCGCGATGTGAATCTCCGCGGGAATGCTGATCACCAGCGCAAGGGAGAACATGGGCGTGCCCGTATGGGCCGCGGCATAGCTACCGGTGGACATCTCCTCGATATTGATCTGGCGATCGGAAAAGAATGCTGCCACGTCATGCACGATCCCCGGGTGGTCCATGGCGATGACATCAACCATGTAGGGAATCGTGCCGGCTCCCCGGGCCCGTTCGGCAGTGCGCCTGACGGTCACCGTCAGTTCGAGGGAGGACTCGAGCTTCGGCACCATGGCCTCGATCTTGGCGATCGCATCCCAGGTACCGGAGATCATCACGATCAGGGCAAACTCCTCTCCCAGCACCGCCATGCGGCTGTCCTCGATATTGCAGCCACTGTCGAGAATGGCTCTGGAAAGCCGGTTCACGATACCCGGACGGTCAGCGCCCAGGGCCGACAGTACGAGGAGATTTTTCATGACGTTACCCGGTTCTGGTCCGAAGGCCCGGATTCTAGTGGCTTCCACGGCCGAAGACGAGTCTTTGCGCGCCTATCCAAGAAATTTGTCCGCCAGGGTGATGACGATCTCGAGCACGATGAGAATCACGATATACCACTCCACCCGCAGGGATCGCTGATTCTGCAGAATGCCCGACAGGGTTTCGGCGGTGCGGGAGATCAGCATGAGTTTGCGGTCCAGCGCGACATGCCGCTCCTCCAGTTCGTACTCGTCTTCCAGTCGTGCATACAGCCGCTCAAGTTCCGGATGTTCCCATAGCAACTCCGGTTTCTCGGAGACCCCAACCCGTCCGACCATCTTGCTCTCGATGGTCAGCATGTCGCCGATATACTTGAGCAACTCCCGGCCCTTGTGCCCGGTGCGTCCCGCCTGCTTGAGATTGGTTGCCAACGGTTCCACGCGATCGAACTGGGAAGCGATGGTGATCTCGTAGTGAGCCAGTACCACGCTCTTCGCCAGAACGTCGGCCACCAACTGCAGGCGCTGGATGTCTACAGAGTGCAGGCGAATGCGGGACGCCTCGACGCCCTCACTTTCGCCTTTCTGAACAACCAGCGCAACTTCCTCGGTCTGCGGTTCCTCGATGGGCTCAATGATGAGCCGACGGATATCCTGCAGGAAACCCACGGCCTCGGCCGCCGTGAGCCCGAAGAACACGGCTACGCCGTAACGGAAAAGCACCGCAGCGCCGCTGGCGCCCGCACGCACCGCAAGCGGGCCGGTGGCGAGTTGCTCAAAGTGTTCGAACGCACGCAAATCCAGACGCTGGCCGACATACATGGCCACGGCCTGGATGTCTGCACGTCCCTCGAACAGGCTATCGTTCATCCACGAACCCCTTCGCGCCGCAACTCGTCGATACCCAGCAACTCATCCAGGCGACGCACGAATTCTCCAATGATGCGCCGGTACAAGTCCGCGCCCAGGACACCATCTTCCACACCAGTCTCCACGTTCGGATTATCGTTTACCTCGATCACGTAGATTCGTTCTCCTACCTGTTTCACGTCGACACCGTAGAAGCCATTACCGATCAGGGACGCCGCCCGACGTGCCGCCTCGACCACCCCCGCTGGAACGTCCTCCACGCGCCAGGCCTGGTATCCGCCCTCGGTGGCTCGACCCGAGGGCCCGTGTTTGACGATCTGCCAATGGGCCGGTGACATAAAATACTGGCAGGCGAACAATACCTCGTTGTTGAGGATGCCGATACGCCAGTCGAATTCCGTATAGAGATATTCCTGGGCCAGAATCAGGTCCGACTCGCGAAACAGGCTGGCCGCGACCTCGTTCGCCTGTTCCGGGTCCTCTACACGGTAGATGCCACGCGAAAATGAACTGTCCGGAATCTTCACCACAGCCGGATAGCCGATGTTATCGTCGATGGCCAGGGGTTCGCCCTTGCGCAGAATCACGGTGCGCGGTGCCGGAATCTGGTTCGCCGCCAGCAATTCGGCAAGATAGACCTTGTTGGTGCACTTGACGATGGAATCCGGATCATCGATCACGACCATACCTTCGGCCTCGGCCTTCTTCGCGAACCGATAGGTATAGTGATCGATGGCCGTGGTTTCGCGTATGAACAGGGCATCGTACTCCGCCAGCTGGTTGTAGTCCTTTTTCCGAATCAGGTCCACGCTAACACCCAGTTTCTTGCCGGCGTCGATGAAGCGACGCAATGCGCCCATATTCGAAGGCGGGAGTTTCTCATCCGGGTTGTACAGCATGGCCAGGTCATATCGTGACTGCACCCGCGGACGTGGGCCACGCCAACGACTTCCCAGGTAGCTTGCCAGACTCTCGGTGAAGAACGACCGCTGTTCCGGCTTCAGCGCATTCAAATGCACGGGCCGCAGACTGTGGATCTGCCATTGCCGTTGCCGGCGGAATTCCACACGCAACAACGGGCAGCGTACGGAGTCGAACAACTGGCGCGCCAGTTCCTGCAGTTCGCGGTCTTCGCACTGGCCGAAGAACACATGGGCCTCGAACCGGTCCTGCGTCCGGTTCTGCGGGTGTTTTCGGAGGGCCCGGTGCACCAGCTCGTCCAGGTCTCCCACATTGAGACTGTAGATCGCCTTGCTGCTCAGGTCCGTGATCGTCCGGATCGACGGGACAACCTTGTGTCTTCGAGCCTCCGCAAGCAACGAACAATAGTAACCCGTGGACAAGTAACGATAGCTGCGGCACAGGTTGATAATGCGTGTATCCCGCGTCCTGAACCGGTCCGGCCGCGACAGATAGTCCTTGGCTGTCACCACGGTGACATCGGGCAAATTGCCCTGCCAATCCTTCAGGTTCTCCACCAGGATAAGATGGGAAGCCATTGCCTACGCCCTCTTCCTGCGCGGCACGGCGATCGTGCGCCGACGCCTGAGAATCAGCACCGCTTTCTGTCCGGCCTTGCCATAGCGCGCCATGCGCTCGAAGTCCGTCTGCAGAATCGGCATGTTGATATTGTCGGTCGGACTCTTGCCCGATTCGTAGTCAACGTAGGGATCATGCACGTAGATGTATTTCTCGTCGAAGCCGGTCACCACGACCCAGTGCGGGAATTTTTCGCGATAGATCCGGTAGGAACTGATCAGCACGATGGGAATGCCGCCTTCATTGAATTTCTGTTTCATTTCCTCCACGTTCAGCGCGCCGTGGTGAACCTTGACGGGCAACTTGCTCAGCTCGTTGAGGAAATCCTCCTGGACCAGGCGCATGACTTCCTTCTTTTCCTCGTTTCGCACCGAGTCCACGAACATTACACCGGGTTCATTGACGTAGATCTCGACATCGAAACCCATGCGGTATGCCGACAGGGCCATGCCATAAGGTCCGCACCCGCCGTGTCCCGAGGTCATAAAGATGGTCGTGGACTCACGCCACAGACGCAGCTCCAGCGTACGGTCGAGTTCAATCGAGGGATCCAGGGCCTTCATGGCCATCAGCAGGGCCGAGGGTCCACAGGTGAAGTCGAGGGTCTGTTCATAGTACGGAACACGCACCATCTCCGGTTCCAGGTGTGGCGCCAGCGATTTCTCGTAGCGCAAGGCATCCATGTGATCCTCGTAGTAGTCCGGCAGACTGCCAAAGCGCCGGTAACCCAGTTTCTCGTACAGGCGAATCGATTCCGGATTGTCGCTGCGAACCTCCAGCCGGAGGGTGATGCAGTCACGGTCCCGGGCCACGGCTTCAGCTGCCTCGATCAGCTGCGCACCCAGACCGTGGCCACGGGAGTCCGGGTCCACGGCCAGGGAATAGAGCCTCGCCAGGGACGTGCCGGTATTAAACAGCAGCATGACATACCCCAGCACCCTCCCCTCTTCTTCAAACACAAGGGTCTCGGCATTGGCCCGGGTCAGGAGGTAACGAAAGCTGCGTCGGCTGAATCGGTCGACAGTGAAGGAACGGTTCTCAATGGCGACCAGGGCATCCAGGTCCTCCGGCCGTGCAGCGCGTATCATAAATCACCTTTATATAAGGTCGACCGCATCGTGGCAGTCGAATCGGCCATTGGATAACGCATGCGGTTTCCGGTTCCGTATTTCGAAACGGCAACGGCGCGACTATACTCGCGCCGATTGCCACTGCAACTGAAAAATTATGGTCGCGAAGAACTTCGATCACTACCCCCGCTACGAGGAGCTGAGCCGGCGCCTGCAGGAATACGCCGCCAGCCGACCCGAACTCGTTCGCCTGGAAAGCATTGGTCGAAGCTTCGAAGGGCGCGACATCTGGCTTGCCATAGTGACGCGCTTCGAAACCGGTGGCGACAAGGACAAGCCGGCCCTGTGGGTGGATGCCAACCTGCACAGTGCCGAACTCGTGGGTTCGGTCGCCGCCCTGAATCTGATTGACATGCTGCTGCAGGGCCATGGCAGCGACCCGGACATCACCCGCTGCCTGGACAGCCGTGTCTTCTATATCTGCCCACGGGCCAACCCCGATGGCGCCGAGTGGGCACTGGCCGATACGCCGCGCCTGGTCCGTTCCGGCACCCGCCGCTACCCGTTCGAGGAGGACCCTGCCGGCGGAGTGGCAACGGAAGACGTAGATGGCGACGGCCGCATTCTCAGCATGCGCGTGCCCGATCCCAACGGTCCGTGGAAGATCTGCCCGGAGGAACCGCGCCTGATGGTGCGCCGCGATCCAACGGAGACCGGTGGCAGCTACTTTCGCCTTCTCCCGGAGGGGCGGGTGGACGAATACGACGGCTTCACGATCGCACTTCGGCCACCAGCGGAACGACTGGACTTCAACCGCAACTTCCCCAGCCGCTGGCGCGGCGAGCACGAGCAGGAAGGTGCGGGAGACTACCCCTCGTCGGAACCGGAGGTACGCGCCCTCACCGCGTTCATCGCGCAACATCCAAACATCTGCGGTTCCGTCTCCCTGCACTCCTACAGCGGGGTACTGCTGCGTCCGTACTCCTATCGGCCGGACGAGGACCTGCCGGCAGAAGACCGCTGGATCTTCGAACGCATCGGTGCCGAGGGAACTGCGCTGACCGGCTATCCTGCGGTTTCGGCGTACCACGAGTTCCGCTACCACCCGCAAAAAATCATTACCGGAGCGATGGATGACTGGATGTATGAGGAACGTGGAGTTTATGCCTGGACTATGGAAATCTGGAGTCCGCAAAACCAGGCCGGAATTGGCGAGTACCGCTTCATTGACTGGTACCGGGAGCATCCGCTGGAAGATGACCTCAAGCTCCTGTACTGGAGCGATCAGGCGTTGAAGGGCGAAGGCTACGTCGACTGGTATCCCTTCGATCATCCCGAGCTCGGCAAG
This is a stretch of genomic DNA from Acidiferrobacteraceae bacterium. It encodes these proteins:
- a CDS encoding glycine cleavage system protein R, which encodes MKNLLVLSALGADRPGIVNRLSRAILDSGCNIEDSRMAVLGEEFALIVMISGTWDAIAKIEAMVPKLESSLELTVTVRRTAERARGAGTIPYMVDVIAMDHPGIVHDVAAFFSDRQINIEEMSTGSYAAAHTGTPMFSLALVISIPAEIHIARLRDEFMDFCDELNLDAVMEPVKAGSAKY
- a CDS encoding RMD1 family protein produces the protein MNDSLFEGRADIQAVAMYVGQRLDLRAFEHFEQLATGPLAVRAGASGAAVLFRYGVAVFFGLTAAEAVGFLQDIRRLIIEPIEEPQTEEVALVVQKGESEGVEASRIRLHSVDIQRLQLVADVLAKSVVLAHYEITIASQFDRVEPLATNLKQAGRTGHKGRELLKYIGDMLTIESKMVGRVGVSEKPELLWEHPELERLYARLEDEYELEERHVALDRKLMLISRTAETLSGILQNQRSLRVEWYIVILIVLEIVITLADKFLG
- a CDS encoding RimK family protein, with product MASHLILVENLKDWQGNLPDVTVVTAKDYLSRPDRFRTRDTRIINLCRSYRYLSTGYYCSLLAEARRHKVVPSIRTITDLSSKAIYSLNVGDLDELVHRALRKHPQNRTQDRFEAHVFFGQCEDRELQELARQLFDSVRCPLLRVEFRRQRQWQIHSLRPVHLNALKPEQRSFFTESLASYLGSRWRGPRPRVQSRYDLAMLYNPDEKLPPSNMGALRRFIDAGKKLGVSVDLIRKKDYNQLAEYDALFIRETTAIDHYTYRFAKKAEAEGMVVIDDPDSIVKCTNKVYLAELLAANQIPAPRTVILRKGEPLAIDDNIGYPAVVKIPDSSFSRGIYRVEDPEQANEVAASLFRESDLILAQEYLYTEFDWRIGILNNEVLFACQYFMSPAHWQIVKHGPSGRATEGGYQAWRVEDVPAGVVEAARRAASLIGNGFYGVDVKQVGERIYVIEVNDNPNVETGVEDGVLGADLYRRIIGEFVRRLDELLGIDELRREGVRG
- the rimI gene encoding ribosomal protein S18-alanine N-acetyltransferase, translating into MIRAARPEDLDALVAIENRSFTVDRFSRRSFRYLLTRANAETLVFEEEGRVLGYVMLLFNTGTSLARLYSLAVDPDSRGHGLGAQLIEAAEAVARDRDCITLRLEVRSDNPESIRLYEKLGYRRFGSLPDYYEDHMDALRYEKSLAPHLEPEMVRVPYYEQTLDFTCGPSALLMAMKALDPSIELDRTLELRLWRESTTIFMTSGHGGCGPYGMALSAYRMGFDVEIYVNEPGVMFVDSVRNEEKKEVMRLVQEDFLNELSKLPVKVHHGALNVEEMKQKFNEGGIPIVLISSYRIYREKFPHWVVVTGFDEKYIYVHDPYVDYESGKSPTDNINMPILQTDFERMARYGKAGQKAVLILRRRRTIAVPRRKRA
- a CDS encoding M14 family metallopeptidase — translated: MVAKNFDHYPRYEELSRRLQEYAASRPELVRLESIGRSFEGRDIWLAIVTRFETGGDKDKPALWVDANLHSAELVGSVAALNLIDMLLQGHGSDPDITRCLDSRVFYICPRANPDGAEWALADTPRLVRSGTRRYPFEEDPAGGVATEDVDGDGRILSMRVPDPNGPWKICPEEPRLMVRRDPTETGGSYFRLLPEGRVDEYDGFTIALRPPAERLDFNRNFPSRWRGEHEQEGAGDYPSSEPEVRALTAFIAQHPNICGSVSLHSYSGVLLRPYSYRPDEDLPAEDRWIFERIGAEGTALTGYPAVSAYHEFRYHPQKIITGAMDDWMYEERGVYAWTMEIWSPQNQAGIGEYRFIDWYREHPLEDDLKLLYWSDQALKGEGYVDWYPFDHPELGKVELGGWNPLYSFWNPPPHLLKKEIDRLPRWLLWHNLISPRLELLRAESTALGNNHHQVRLAVQNTGWLPSDVTRHARDRKMVRGVVAEIGLPDNARLVAGSLRQQGGQLEGRAGKPSSPSGWAGQAADATDDRMVFEWIVHAPDGGTADLVARHERAGCVHAKIGLRA